From a region of the Spelaeicoccus albus genome:
- a CDS encoding serine hydrolase domain-containing protein, which produces MTESDMGESELSLRAFLGEGLRRKAYSAAAWTVGTRDAVRDSGYLGSYAWDAAPIDANALFDLASLTKPIAAIATMALVERGYVALDDSVGDFLDDYVGSDKADITVRQLLTHTSGLPGQVQMFRYCRSRDDMLAALRALPVRPKPAIEYSSQGFMLLGLILEAASGRRLPRLIDELVCEPAGMTSTMFNPPAAETSRTVATEDCPWRGRIVRGEVHDENAVVLGGVAGHAGLFSTAGDLSRLGKALLAAPAGGKLLSPPAMAALANGEAVPESRPLGFWPREPSGSTSGDLLSIRAFGHTGFTGTSLWIDPTAGMYFVLLTNRVHPSRNGPSIAPLRRRFHNLAVSEFA; this is translated from the coding sequence ATGACTGAGTCCGACATGGGTGAGTCCGAATTGTCGCTGCGCGCATTTCTGGGCGAAGGCTTGCGTCGGAAGGCATATTCGGCCGCGGCGTGGACCGTCGGCACAAGGGACGCCGTACGTGATTCCGGCTATCTCGGTTCCTATGCCTGGGACGCTGCGCCAATCGATGCCAATGCGCTATTCGATCTTGCCTCGTTGACGAAGCCGATTGCCGCCATCGCGACGATGGCGCTGGTGGAACGCGGTTATGTGGCTCTCGACGACTCGGTCGGGGACTTTCTGGACGACTATGTAGGCTCCGACAAAGCGGATATCACGGTTCGCCAATTGCTGACGCATACTTCGGGATTGCCGGGGCAAGTGCAAATGTTTCGGTATTGCCGGAGCAGGGATGACATGCTGGCCGCGCTGCGTGCTCTGCCGGTCCGCCCGAAACCGGCAATCGAGTATTCGTCACAAGGGTTCATGCTCCTCGGATTGATCCTCGAAGCGGCGAGCGGACGGCGCCTCCCCCGCCTCATCGACGAACTCGTGTGCGAGCCGGCCGGCATGACGTCGACGATGTTCAATCCGCCAGCTGCCGAGACGTCGCGCACGGTCGCCACTGAAGACTGCCCATGGCGTGGGCGCATCGTACGAGGCGAAGTGCATGATGAGAATGCCGTCGTCCTGGGCGGAGTCGCTGGACACGCAGGACTGTTCAGCACTGCGGGCGATTTAAGCCGTCTTGGGAAGGCGCTTTTGGCGGCACCGGCTGGCGGTAAGTTGCTTTCGCCGCCTGCGATGGCCGCGCTCGCGAATGGCGAGGCAGTGCCGGAAAGTAGGCCGCTCGGCTTTTGGCCGCGTGAGCCCTCCGGTTCAACGTCCGGAGACTTGTTGAGCATCCGCGCCTTCGGACACACGGGATTCACGGGTACGAGTCTGTGGATTGACCCGACGGCGGGCATGTACTTCGTCTTGCTGACGAACCGAGTTCATCCGTCGCGGAACGGCCCCAGCATCGCACCGCTCCGCCGGCGTTTTCACAACTTGGCTGTCTCGGAGTTCGCCTAG
- a CDS encoding IclR family transcriptional regulator translates to MSHVVNGLQPLGESGHEGRGVAQKALDLLTELARADEPLRLADLAQQTSLPKPTAYRMLATLCRSGFAASSPGGRYYAGPKLLGIAASALSRRPERTFVHESLLELQRETGHAAFFAVRHAKQAVYIDKVEAAQAYRIAIEVGHEVPLALTAIGRAMLIGVPHQEAASMLKDYYDDLDDAEEELRRSRVRGFAIEDEDYETNIRAVAAPVYGYSGDIIGAIGLAGLTFTLSEETLDVFGPLTINAAARVSEAMLGSGSAAAHG, encoded by the coding sequence ATGAGCCATGTTGTCAACGGTTTGCAGCCCCTGGGCGAATCCGGTCACGAAGGCAGAGGGGTAGCACAGAAGGCGCTCGACCTCTTGACCGAGCTCGCGCGCGCCGACGAGCCTCTGCGCCTTGCCGATTTGGCCCAGCAAACGTCGCTGCCGAAGCCGACGGCCTATCGGATGCTTGCGACACTGTGCCGATCGGGCTTCGCGGCGTCATCGCCGGGCGGCCGATATTACGCCGGGCCGAAGTTGCTTGGCATTGCCGCGTCGGCGTTGTCGCGTCGGCCGGAACGAACTTTCGTGCACGAGAGTCTTCTCGAATTGCAGCGAGAAACCGGGCACGCCGCGTTCTTCGCGGTGCGGCATGCCAAGCAGGCTGTCTATATCGACAAGGTCGAAGCGGCTCAGGCGTACCGGATTGCGATCGAGGTCGGCCACGAGGTGCCGCTTGCGCTGACGGCGATTGGTCGTGCAATGCTCATCGGCGTTCCACATCAGGAAGCCGCAAGCATGCTGAAGGACTACTACGACGACCTCGACGACGCGGAAGAGGAACTCAGACGGAGTCGGGTGCGCGGTTTTGCCATCGAAGACGAAGACTACGAGACAAACATTCGGGCAGTTGCCGCTCCGGTGTACGGCTATTCGGGTGACATCATTGGCGCGATCGGACTCGCCGGTCTGACGTTTACCTTGAGCGAGGAGACGCTGGACGTCTTCGGCCCGCTGACGATCAATGCCGCGGCTCGTGTATCGGAGGCCATGCTCGGCAGCGGGTCGGCAGCCGCGCATGGGTGA
- a CDS encoding ABC transporter substrate-binding protein: protein MPSEKVRPTRRAVLQTAGLSIAALSAAGLLNGCGQADSTESKARKLRVAQSADPLTLDPQLQGDLVSMNVLINIFDTLTTRDVHGKLRPRLALEWGAPDRLTWRFKLRKGVKFHNGEKLDAHAVKFSIERLLDPKTKSPIVELIYVKGVTVVDDYTVDFNMSRPDPIIPEKVSLFGGVIVPPQYISRVGSKQFATHPVGSGPYKFVSWKRDDHLKLVAADDHWDGTPAFKRLEFLPMPNPASELAALQSDGVDLVSGLTPEAALQLKGYKGVKLQTFPGIRTSFISLDTEDKILKDPAVRRALNHAVNVPMLIREVLDGKARVAPTMIPRESFGFDPRVKPFARSVSKAKRMLAEAGYPNGFTTTFTASNADTLVAQAIKGLLAKAGVHVELKLLDPGTFSERLTSTNSRALGPMYLTASTGWTLDGEATMQSYVRSDRRQSRLKSKKADSLIDRIENQIDPDKRLTAFKEIQRFLHDEAPFIYLYQIDLLYATDEVATWTPNVIGTLSMDSAEVNHG, encoded by the coding sequence GTGCCAAGCGAAAAAGTTCGCCCGACCCGACGGGCCGTGTTGCAGACTGCCGGTCTCTCCATCGCAGCCCTCTCCGCCGCCGGACTACTCAACGGATGCGGTCAGGCCGACTCAACTGAATCGAAGGCACGCAAGCTACGCGTCGCCCAATCGGCCGACCCGTTGACCTTGGATCCGCAACTGCAAGGCGATCTGGTCTCCATGAACGTGTTGATCAATATCTTCGACACGTTGACGACCCGCGACGTGCACGGCAAGCTTCGTCCGCGGCTGGCACTCGAGTGGGGAGCCCCGGATCGGCTCACCTGGAGATTCAAACTTCGCAAGGGAGTGAAGTTTCATAACGGCGAAAAGCTTGACGCACACGCCGTGAAATTCAGTATCGAGCGGCTCCTCGACCCGAAGACCAAATCGCCGATCGTCGAACTGATCTATGTCAAAGGCGTCACCGTTGTCGACGACTACACGGTCGATTTCAACATGTCGAGACCCGACCCGATCATCCCTGAAAAGGTTTCGCTGTTCGGGGGAGTCATCGTTCCGCCACAGTACATTTCGCGCGTCGGCTCCAAACAATTCGCCACCCATCCGGTTGGAAGTGGACCGTATAAATTCGTGAGCTGGAAACGAGACGACCATCTCAAGCTGGTCGCCGCCGACGACCATTGGGATGGTACGCCGGCATTCAAAAGGCTCGAGTTTTTGCCGATGCCAAACCCGGCCTCGGAACTAGCCGCCTTGCAAAGCGACGGTGTCGATCTCGTTTCCGGACTGACTCCGGAAGCCGCTCTCCAGCTCAAGGGGTACAAGGGCGTCAAACTTCAAACGTTCCCCGGAATCCGCACGTCGTTCATTTCGCTCGACACCGAAGACAAGATCCTGAAAGACCCAGCAGTGCGGCGTGCGTTGAACCACGCCGTCAACGTGCCAATGCTCATTCGCGAAGTACTCGACGGCAAAGCCAGGGTGGCTCCGACAATGATCCCGCGAGAGTCATTTGGCTTCGACCCACGCGTCAAACCATTTGCCCGCAGCGTGAGCAAAGCGAAACGGATGCTAGCCGAAGCGGGCTATCCCAACGGATTCACCACGACCTTCACCGCGTCGAACGCCGACACCCTTGTCGCGCAGGCGATCAAGGGGCTACTCGCGAAAGCAGGGGTGCACGTTGAATTGAAGCTTCTCGACCCGGGAACTTTCTCCGAACGCTTGACGTCGACCAACTCGCGCGCTCTCGGACCGATGTATTTAACAGCAAGCACGGGATGGACGCTCGATGGGGAGGCCACCATGCAGTCGTATGTCCGCAGTGATCGACGCCAAAGTCGGCTGAAGTCGAAAAAGGCCGACAGCCTCATCGACAGGATCGAAAACCAAATCGACCCCGACAAGCGGTTAACCGCGTTCAAGGAAATCCAGCGATTCCTCCATGACGAGGCGCCGTTCATCTACCTCTACCAAATTGATCTGCTCTACGCGACGGACGAAGTCGCCACGTGGACCCCAAACGTCATCGGAACGCTCTCCATGGATTCCGCGGAGGTGAATCATGGCTGA
- a CDS encoding ABC transporter permease, with protein sequence MADTLVRTGTTKRQMPAWLRIVISKVVSAVIVLWAVATVVFFLARLSGDPVSLLLPPNATADQAAALKETLGLNQPLVVQYFDYLGGLIHLDLGDSLFFHEPVAQLIGARLPATLLLAAAALVISLVIAIPAGCIAAVRRGKSTDTSIMSAILVGQSTPAFWVGIILILVFAVRLKALPASGYGSFSHLILPAVTLAIYSVAVIARLLRSSLIDVLSVDYIRTARAKGLGEGAVVLSHGLRNASLPIVTVIGLEIGSLLGGAILTEQIFAWPGIGRLTVEAISNRDFPLVQGTVLFFAATFVIVNLIVDLSYTLLDPRVRIEA encoded by the coding sequence ATGGCTGACACTCTCGTGCGGACCGGAACGACCAAACGGCAGATGCCCGCGTGGCTCAGAATAGTGATCAGTAAAGTGGTCTCGGCAGTCATCGTGCTGTGGGCCGTGGCAACTGTCGTATTCTTTCTCGCTCGACTATCCGGCGATCCCGTCTCCCTGCTGTTGCCGCCCAATGCGACAGCGGATCAAGCCGCTGCGCTCAAGGAGACACTCGGGCTCAATCAGCCGCTAGTCGTCCAGTACTTCGACTATCTTGGCGGCTTGATCCATCTCGACCTGGGCGACTCGTTGTTCTTTCACGAACCGGTGGCCCAGCTGATAGGCGCGCGGCTACCGGCCACGCTGCTTCTGGCCGCGGCAGCCCTCGTGATCTCTCTCGTCATCGCAATACCCGCCGGCTGTATCGCCGCGGTCCGGAGGGGAAAGTCGACAGACACGTCGATCATGTCCGCCATCCTCGTCGGCCAGTCGACTCCTGCCTTCTGGGTGGGCATCATCCTCATCTTGGTTTTTGCCGTCCGACTGAAGGCGCTGCCGGCGTCCGGATATGGATCGTTCAGCCATTTGATCCTTCCGGCTGTCACGCTGGCGATATATTCGGTCGCGGTCATCGCCAGGCTTCTACGTTCGTCACTCATCGACGTGCTGAGCGTCGATTATATCCGCACCGCACGTGCTAAAGGTCTCGGCGAAGGGGCGGTCGTCCTTTCACACGGACTGCGCAATGCGTCGCTGCCGATCGTCACGGTGATCGGACTCGAGATCGGCTCGCTGCTGGGTGGTGCGATCCTGACCGAACAGATTTTCGCCTGGCCCGGCATTGGCAGGCTCACGGTCGAGGCGATCTCCAACAGAGACTTCCCACTCGTCCAAGGCACCGTCCTCTTCTTCGCTGCCACTTTCGTCATCGTCAACCTCATCGTCGACCTGTCCTACACATTGCTCGACCCGAGAGTGAGGATCGAAGCCTGA
- a CDS encoding ABC transporter permease, with the protein MTNTLQTDTPRQQQAAPKKRGHSALRNWVRNRLAIPAFGILAVIVIVAIFAPVIAPHDPNAQDLLQRLKPPAWLATGSSSHILGTDELGRDLFSRLIYGSRVSLIVGALAALISGVIGATVGIVSGYRGGWLDRILMRIADVQLAFPSILLALAIVGFLGSSLWNVIIILGVTGWVAYARVLRSEVLSLRERDYVIEAKAIGVPESTIMRRHLLPNVMAPIATIGTLQVGTAILAEAALSFLGLGVPPETVTWGAMLSEGQLYLGTSWWLAVFPGIALMLTVLAINIAGDVLRDVADPKVYRR; encoded by the coding sequence ATGACAAACACGCTGCAGACCGACACGCCGCGGCAACAGCAAGCGGCGCCGAAGAAGCGTGGACACAGCGCTCTACGGAATTGGGTGCGTAACCGACTGGCGATCCCTGCCTTCGGAATACTGGCGGTGATCGTCATCGTCGCAATCTTCGCCCCGGTGATCGCCCCACACGATCCAAATGCTCAGGATCTCCTCCAACGGCTCAAACCTCCGGCATGGCTGGCAACCGGATCGTCGTCACACATCCTTGGAACCGACGAACTCGGCCGCGACCTCTTCAGCCGATTGATCTATGGAAGCCGCGTCTCCCTGATCGTGGGGGCGCTCGCCGCCCTCATCTCCGGGGTGATCGGGGCGACCGTCGGAATCGTTTCCGGCTACCGTGGTGGGTGGCTCGATCGCATTCTCATGCGCATTGCCGATGTCCAGCTCGCGTTTCCGTCGATTTTGTTGGCCCTGGCCATCGTCGGGTTCCTCGGCTCAAGCCTTTGGAACGTCATCATCATTCTCGGAGTTACCGGTTGGGTGGCATATGCGCGCGTCTTGCGATCCGAAGTGCTCTCACTTCGCGAACGGGACTACGTCATCGAAGCGAAGGCGATAGGAGTGCCGGAAAGCACAATCATGCGCCGACACCTATTGCCGAACGTGATGGCGCCGATCGCCACGATCGGGACACTGCAGGTCGGCACGGCGATTCTGGCAGAAGCGGCTTTGAGCTTCCTCGGCCTCGGCGTGCCGCCGGAAACCGTGACATGGGGCGCGATGCTGAGCGAGGGACAGCTTTATTTGGGCACGTCGTGGTGGCTTGCCGTGTTCCCCGGAATCGCCCTCATGTTGACCGTCCTCGCTATCAATATCGCCGGCGACGTGCTGCGCGATGTTGCCGATCCGAAGGTTTATCGTCGATGA
- a CDS encoding ATP-binding cassette domain-containing protein has translation MKQILRVEDLHIDFELPDETVHAVRGIDFAINEGETLAIVGESGSGKSATALATLQLNPAPPVTYPRGRILLDGRDLLRQDRRTLRKIRGNDIAMIFQDPMASLNPLKRVGTQILEVLRLHRSESRGSHRKLMLAALDDAGIPDVEKRARQFPHQLSGGLRQRVMIAMAIVAQPRILIADEPTTALDVTVQSQILDVLVSLQAEYGMAMILISHDLGVVAETADNVAVMNKGAIVERGNVVDVFARPDQQYTRNLLAATPRLDTSATQRGGRTNVTGRSAS, from the coding sequence ATGAAGCAGATACTCCGCGTGGAAGATCTCCACATTGATTTCGAGCTCCCGGACGAGACGGTCCACGCAGTCCGCGGCATCGACTTCGCCATCAACGAAGGCGAAACTCTCGCTATCGTCGGCGAATCCGGCAGCGGCAAAAGCGCCACGGCTCTCGCCACCTTGCAGCTGAATCCGGCACCGCCCGTGACGTACCCGCGCGGTCGCATCTTATTGGACGGCCGCGACTTGCTGCGTCAAGATCGGCGCACTCTGCGTAAGATTCGCGGAAACGACATCGCCATGATCTTTCAAGACCCAATGGCGAGTTTGAATCCGCTTAAACGAGTGGGCACTCAAATTCTCGAGGTCTTACGTCTCCACCGATCCGAATCGCGCGGTTCGCACCGGAAGCTCATGTTGGCGGCGCTGGACGACGCCGGCATACCCGACGTCGAAAAACGTGCGAGGCAATTTCCGCATCAGCTGTCCGGCGGGCTGCGACAGCGCGTCATGATCGCGATGGCCATCGTCGCTCAACCGCGCATTCTGATCGCCGACGAGCCGACGACGGCGCTCGACGTGACGGTGCAGTCGCAAATACTCGACGTCCTCGTCTCGCTTCAGGCCGAATACGGCATGGCCATGATCTTGATCAGCCACGATCTTGGGGTAGTCGCTGAAACCGCAGACAACGTCGCCGTCATGAACAAGGGCGCGATAGTTGAACGCGGCAACGTCGTCGACGTCTTCGCGCGGCCGGATCAGCAATACACGCGCAACCTATTAGCCGCTACACCTCGGCTCGACACCTCCGCCACGCAGCGCGGAGGCCGCACCAACGTCACCGGACGGAGCGCTTCATGA
- a CDS encoding ATP-binding cassette domain-containing protein, which translates to MNPDSTLTPPLLEVRGLRKEFPVRGRAPFVAVNDLSFDVRAGETLSIVGESGSGKTTLTRLILRLMEPTAGSVAFDGNVLGDLPANQLRKIRRQMQVVFQDPYSSMNPRMRVHDIVAEPLVTHEASTYGTKSAARGRVTELLESVGLDADAARRYPHEFSGGQRQRISIARAIALKPRLVVLDEPTSALDVSVQAQVLKLLSDLQHELGLTYIFVSHNLAVVGQISDRVAVMQHGTIVELGEAAQVLYSPADSYTRTLLDAVPIPDPRSAHRRRAVAGAT; encoded by the coding sequence ATGAACCCTGACTCAACGCTGACCCCGCCGTTACTGGAAGTCCGAGGGTTGCGTAAGGAATTTCCCGTCCGCGGCCGCGCACCATTCGTCGCGGTCAATGACTTGAGCTTCGACGTCCGGGCCGGGGAGACGCTGTCGATAGTCGGCGAGTCGGGGTCGGGCAAGACGACGCTGACCCGGTTGATCCTTCGCCTCATGGAGCCGACCGCCGGATCCGTCGCATTCGACGGCAACGTCCTCGGGGACTTGCCCGCCAATCAACTGCGAAAGATCCGGCGACAAATGCAAGTCGTGTTCCAAGACCCCTACTCGAGCATGAATCCACGTATGCGGGTGCACGACATCGTCGCCGAACCCCTTGTCACACACGAAGCATCGACCTACGGAACCAAATCGGCCGCTCGCGGTCGGGTCACCGAATTGCTCGAATCCGTCGGGTTGGACGCCGATGCCGCGCGTCGCTATCCGCATGAATTTTCCGGTGGACAACGTCAGCGAATCTCCATCGCTCGCGCAATTGCGCTGAAACCGCGGCTCGTCGTCCTGGACGAGCCGACAAGCGCCCTCGACGTGTCGGTGCAAGCTCAAGTGCTAAAGCTGCTGAGCGATCTTCAACACGAGCTCGGACTCACATATATATTCGTCTCGCACAATCTGGCCGTCGTCGGGCAAATTTCCGATCGCGTTGCCGTCATGCAGCACGGCACGATCGTCGAACTGGGGGAGGCCGCGCAAGTGCTCTATTCTCCCGCGGACTCGTACACGCGAACCTTGCTGGACGCCGTGCCGATTCCCGATCCTCGGTCGGCGCACCGACGCCGCGCCGTCGCCGGGGCAACCTGA
- a CDS encoding ROK family protein yields the protein MARPTHLKVVEPGRTGVGPGARYPLLGAVEILPGSVEAALIDSSGRVVARESGSYPADAALSDVTAAIFAAASRCFGQTKPTGIGVAAGGLIDAHAGIISEINDVPALHGFPIAEFLSSKFAVDTFVEHRARLQVLGDRWFGWGRGESSFASVSTGETLGVGILYQGNVLAPNGGRSGAHMTVAVNGETCTCGERGCWKTLATAQWFRRRAAEFGFGRGVTLADVASAAESSDAAAAGLIRQYAENVALGLVNIQQLCAPGLFILHGEAKDGGGVFRTTIEDRLRAVDSWTSSPQPPRVQIAHIADDDVALLGGAALVLSEGLQQ from the coding sequence ATGGCCAGACCGACGCATTTGAAGGTGGTGGAGCCCGGCCGGACCGGAGTAGGCCCCGGAGCGCGGTATCCGTTGCTCGGTGCCGTGGAAATACTCCCGGGCAGCGTCGAGGCTGCTCTGATCGATTCGAGCGGCCGCGTGGTTGCTCGCGAATCCGGCTCGTACCCGGCCGACGCCGCACTGTCGGACGTGACGGCGGCAATTTTCGCTGCGGCGTCCCGCTGCTTCGGGCAGACGAAGCCGACAGGCATCGGCGTTGCGGCAGGTGGGCTGATCGACGCTCACGCCGGGATTATTTCGGAAATTAATGACGTGCCTGCCCTGCACGGTTTCCCCATCGCCGAATTCCTCTCGTCGAAGTTCGCGGTCGACACGTTCGTTGAACATCGAGCCCGGCTGCAAGTGTTGGGCGACCGTTGGTTCGGGTGGGGCCGCGGCGAATCGAGTTTTGCTTCCGTCTCTACCGGGGAGACACTCGGCGTCGGCATTTTGTATCAAGGCAACGTGCTCGCCCCGAACGGCGGGCGCAGTGGCGCGCACATGACGGTGGCGGTCAACGGCGAAACGTGCACGTGCGGCGAGCGCGGCTGCTGGAAGACACTTGCGACCGCCCAGTGGTTCAGGCGACGAGCCGCCGAATTCGGATTCGGTCGCGGCGTCACCCTTGCCGACGTGGCGTCCGCTGCCGAGTCGAGTGACGCGGCCGCGGCCGGATTGATCCGGCAATACGCCGAGAACGTGGCACTTGGCTTGGTGAATATCCAGCAGTTGTGCGCTCCGGGCCTTTTCATCTTGCACGGCGAGGCCAAGGACGGCGGGGGCGTCTTCCGCACTACGATCGAGGATCGTTTGCGCGCAGTAGATTCGTGGACGAGTTCCCCGCAGCCTCCCCGAGTACAGATCGCGCATATCGCGGACGACGACGTCGCGCTTCTCGGCGGAGCGGCGCTCGTGCTCTCGGAGGGCCTTCAGCAATAG
- a CDS encoding creatininase family protein, which produces MTTRQLTEMTRAEVRAAAPSAIAVLPIGSQEQHREHLPMGTDTFLVEAVLAEATAGHSSNLVLLPSLPYGYSDHHLFSAAVSLSPRTHLAVLSDVLASLSESGFRRIMVVNGHGGNQETMSLAIKHHALTHKDVTIGACSYWLVAPDDAGDPAAKVEEPSLTPGHAGWFETSLMLVAKPELVRRNLMHYESVEPAPVFDKPLYPGLQTERSGEWGRVDGGTDTAKSATAEAGHALLARRACGLANAISAFDKATSSGNSIAYDEKDDTTA; this is translated from the coding sequence ATGACGACACGCCAACTGACGGAAATGACCCGCGCCGAGGTGCGAGCGGCGGCACCGAGTGCGATTGCCGTGCTGCCGATCGGTTCACAAGAGCAGCACCGCGAGCACCTGCCCATGGGAACCGACACGTTCCTCGTCGAAGCCGTGCTTGCCGAGGCCACCGCGGGGCACTCGTCGAACCTCGTCCTGCTCCCGTCACTGCCGTACGGGTACAGCGATCACCATTTGTTTTCAGCCGCCGTGTCGCTCTCGCCGCGCACGCACTTGGCCGTGTTGTCTGACGTCCTGGCTTCGCTGTCAGAATCGGGGTTTCGCCGAATCATGGTCGTCAACGGTCATGGCGGCAATCAAGAAACCATGAGTCTGGCGATCAAGCACCATGCGTTGACACATAAAGACGTCACGATCGGCGCGTGTTCGTATTGGCTCGTCGCTCCCGATGACGCCGGAGACCCCGCGGCGAAGGTCGAAGAACCGAGCCTGACGCCGGGGCACGCCGGCTGGTTCGAGACCTCGCTCATGCTCGTCGCCAAGCCGGAGCTCGTACGCCGGAACCTTATGCACTATGAATCCGTCGAGCCTGCTCCGGTTTTCGATAAGCCGCTCTACCCGGGGCTGCAGACCGAAAGGAGCGGCGAATGGGGCCGCGTCGACGGCGGCACCGACACGGCCAAGTCGGCAACCGCTGAAGCCGGCCACGCATTGCTTGCGCGACGTGCTTGCGGTCTCGCGAACGCGATCAGCGCGTTTGACAAGGCGACGAGCTCCGGAAATTCCATTGCGTACGACGAAAAGGACGACACAACGGCATGA
- a CDS encoding mandelate racemase/muconate lactonizing enzyme family protein, with amino-acid sequence MKITAVDVWVVNLPLTNPFTSSFETKTGETRTIVRIRTDAGVEGWGETMWGRPVAAIVRELADGLIGSSPFDLSAFHQRVHMTPFFHGYLGYAAIAAIDVACWDTIGKATTTPVTDLLGGRVRDEVPITALITRADATSATDSDRPAALAEYAAEVVDKGGFQAVKLKGTADTWGDVAILQAIRSRLPNIDLRVDPNAAWTVPESVRAGIVLEELNLEYLEDPCIGIDGMRQVHEKVRIPLCTNMCVVRFEEFAPAVRLGAVDIIHGDVYKWGGVSATKALAAHCDTFGLGMNLHSGGELGIATAAHLAVVASTPILDRAIDSMYYLHDGDIVDPLTLTDGKLQVPDGPGLGVTIDEDKLAYYAHLNDEQGDLTK; translated from the coding sequence ATGAAAATCACAGCAGTCGACGTGTGGGTAGTTAACCTTCCCCTCACCAATCCGTTCACCAGTTCATTTGAAACCAAGACCGGCGAAACGCGCACCATCGTGCGAATCCGCACCGATGCAGGCGTCGAGGGGTGGGGAGAAACGATGTGGGGCCGGCCGGTTGCCGCCATCGTGCGCGAACTCGCAGACGGACTCATCGGCAGTAGCCCGTTTGATTTGTCCGCTTTTCACCAGCGCGTTCACATGACGCCGTTCTTTCACGGGTATCTCGGGTACGCAGCGATTGCCGCGATCGACGTCGCGTGCTGGGACACGATTGGCAAAGCCACAACCACGCCAGTGACCGATTTGCTTGGCGGACGAGTTCGGGACGAAGTGCCGATCACCGCGCTCATCACGCGCGCCGATGCCACATCGGCAACTGACAGCGACCGACCCGCGGCCCTGGCGGAATATGCAGCCGAGGTCGTCGACAAGGGCGGATTCCAAGCGGTCAAGTTAAAGGGAACAGCCGACACGTGGGGCGATGTCGCGATTTTGCAGGCCATCCGCTCACGCCTTCCGAACATCGACCTTCGCGTCGACCCCAATGCAGCGTGGACGGTGCCCGAATCCGTGCGAGCCGGCATCGTGCTCGAAGAACTAAACCTGGAATATCTGGAAGATCCATGCATCGGTATCGACGGGATGAGGCAGGTTCATGAAAAGGTGCGAATTCCGCTCTGCACCAACATGTGTGTCGTCCGGTTCGAGGAATTTGCTCCGGCCGTACGGCTCGGCGCCGTCGACATCATCCACGGGGACGTTTATAAGTGGGGAGGCGTTTCGGCGACCAAGGCGCTCGCAGCGCATTGCGATACGTTCGGGCTCGGGATGAACCTGCACAGTGGAGGCGAACTTGGAATCGCCACCGCCGCTCATCTCGCCGTTGTTGCCAGCACCCCCATCCTCGACCGCGCAATCGACAGCATGTATTACCTGCACGACGGCGATATAGTCGACCCGCTCACGCTGACGGACGGCAAGCTTCAAGTGCCCGACGGTCCCGGCCTGGGAGTCACGATAGACGAAGACAAGTTGGCATACTACGCACACTTGAACGACGAGCAAGGCGACCTGACGAAATAG